The genomic region ccgaaCGGCTGGAGCGAGACAAGAAATCCATCGACGAGCAATTCGAAAAGACGTTTGCTTTGGTGGAGCAGCTGGCCAAAGACACGGAAGCCCTCAAGGCCGCCGAGACGGAACGCACCGAAAAGCTCGACACGGCCCTCAACGAACTCGAGACGGTTATCGGAGACCTCAAGTCGGccaaccgccgccgcgacGACGAGGCGCAGCGGGTTAGGGATGACGTCCAGAGCCTCAAGGACTCGATCCCCCGCGCGTTGAACAACCAAAAGGACCTCACTGACACCAGGCTGAGGGAGGTCAATGCTGAGCTCAAGAGCTTGAAGACGTTGATCACGCAGCGGATGAACCCGACTGCCACTTCGACCAGTGTGAATAATTATCTTCGCCCGTCCACCGGCGGAACCACTCCTGCTGCTAGCCCGGCTGCTGTGACGCCCGTGGCCCCGGCTACGGTTGAGAATGGGGATGAGGCTCCCAAGACTACGACGTATTCGGATTATTTGACTGGTAACCACAACCGGACCGGTTCCGCTTCTGCCTCGTCGCCTTTTAACAGCGGGATGACGGCCAAGGCGTCGATTCCGGCTTGGCAAATGATGGCTTCGAAGaagggtgctgctgctgcggcggcggggccgtcgtcgtcgtcgtcgacggagggtggtgaggcggcggcggggagcAGTGGGAACAGCACTGATACCCCTGCTGCGAGCTCATAGGGGGGGCTATAGGGTGCTGGGGTGGATGCCACaagaggaagtggaggaggaggaggagaagaaggaggaggaagagccgGCGACATGTCGCTGGCAGCatgtgatgaggaggatcaACAGTTGGATATATGATTAATGTGTACCGGTCAGCGGGGTAGTGTtatgggggggttgtggctTTTGTACCAGTAACATTATATTACAGCATTGgagtgtttttttttcgctcCAACATTGTGTCGCAAATATTTTGCAGCGGGCATTATCAGGTTTTTTAAGCATCTGGTCATCTCATGAGATGTGATTCATGTTGGGGCAATTGTGATGGATAGTGCTGTTTTGACTTATGCAGGTTGGTATGGTTctctggcttcttctccggACTCGCGGGCTGTTATAAGAGTGCGGGTGTCCCCCCCCGATCGActcgacatcaacaaacaaacaaacgGAGGAGGGAAGCATTTGACCCGACAGTTTGGACAGGTGTGGGGAGCGAACGGTAAGTGTATGAACTTTCCCATGTCGAGGGCTACATAAGTTTGGCATGTGCTGATTAGGTTTCGGGGGGAGACAAATGGCACCACATTGGCATTGCGGGAAGCGGGAGGTGCAGTAGGCTGACAAA from Podospora bellae-mahoneyi strain CBS 112042 chromosome 4, whole genome shotgun sequence harbors:
- the PEX14 gene encoding peroxisomal membrane protein pex14 (COG:M; COG:O; COG:U; BUSCO:EOG092643S6; EggNog:ENOG503NZWU), with the protein product MAILLQDPSVAASPIEKKVAFLQAKNLTQEEVNAALARVGAGVAPPQAYTSQAVVPAQQQQQQQHQPPQQYYGQQYPPQQQYPPYGWQPQPQQQTVPPRRDWRDWFIMATVVSGVSYGLFSLGKRYVYPLIAPPTPERLERDKKSIDEQFEKTFALVEQLAKDTEALKAAETERTEKLDTALNELETVIGDLKSANRRRDDEAQRVRDDVQSLKDSIPRALNNQKDLTDTRLREVNAELKSLKTLITQRMNPTATSTSVNNYLRPSTGGTTPAASPAAVTPVAPATVENGDEAPKTTTYSDYLTGNHNRTGSASASSPFNSGMTAKASIPAWQMMASKKGAAAAAAGPSSSSSTEGGEAAAGSSGNSTDTPAASS